The Leptidea sinapis chromosome 24, ilLepSina1.1, whole genome shotgun sequence region TATCCATCTTGGTCTGCCTCATATTCAACAATCTGCTTTCTGCCATCTGGCAGCACCACATTATACTCCCCAGTAGTCACGTCCCCATCTCGTTGTTCTGAATGACCAAATTTTGTACCTGTCTCTGCATCATCTACCTCATAACTAAATTGATATTTTGCAGGGCcctaaaatacaacgttatattatttcatttacatttgcaaatctacagaaatattaacaatatctGCAAGACTCTTACGTTATTTTCGTCTACCCCTGATCCACgataattactatttttatcatCTATATCATTACCGAAATCAGGGGTCCCATATGACGATGATGGAGATCCTCTTTGCTGTCCCCTGCTTGGCGACCGAGAACCACCTGGTCGAAGTCCACCTGAACCCGCACCGGTTGGCGACTGGAATCCACTGTTTGGGGTTCCATAAGAACTATCTGGTTGCTGCGCTCCACTACCACTACTACCGAATGGAAAATTTCCTCCTGACAATTGCTGATTTGGTACTCCATAAGAAGATTGTGGTCTACCCCGCCCAGTACCAAATGGCGATTGGTTCGACAACCCGTTAGGGGCACCATATTGAGCACTAGGTGAATTTCCTTGCCCAAATCCTTGCTGATTAAATCCAGAGCCTTGGCCAGGCAATCCATATTCGGGAGACAAAGAGTTTGCAGCACCTGGTGTGTTAAAGTTATTTCCCGGTTGGTTTCCTGGAAAGCCCCTGGATTGACCAGGGCCCCTTTGCCCAGCTCCCGGAGTTCCATATTGTGACGAAGGTCGGGAATTCGATTCTGATGGAGGTAGGTAGCTATTTACTGGTGGTTCGCATCTTATGCATGTCCAAACCAGGGCCGTCAAATAAATTATCCACTGAAATTTAGAAAAAGACACTTATAaagttcaataatttattattatcactgttttattttattttacttacaaGATTCATTGTGAACTTATGAGtgtttcaaatattaacaaGGAACACGTTGTTCCTTCAAATGTACTGAACGTTCGAATGTATTTGAAACGGATTAGTACCAGGTTTATATAAGAATGAAGAGCGTGATACATATTGTATTGTGAGAGTAACTCACGCGCATCGTGTCATTGTTTTCGTGCATCGACTAGGATCCTTCGTTTATGGGTTTGTTGCAACACATTAACCAAGTAAGCACTCGAGACAaatggaaatattaattaaccttattgataaaattaatatcaaatcaTTTTATCAGTGCTAGAGGCCGGTAAGGCAGGACCAATTATTGTTGAAAGATGATGAAAAATTTTAGGAATTATATTGAATAGTCGGCAATCGACTAAGATGTagtgagaaataaatataagcatttttgttgcatttattGAACTCCATAGCTCTTGTGAcgttttaattcattttatttttgaagtaaaacttctttaggtgcgaCTAGGTAACTGGACGACAATGCAACGGAACCGGAAGTTCGTTACGGCAAGATGGCGTCACGTTTCTGTATCATCCAGTTTTTGGTTACTTCGTTCATTAGATATAagaacaggcaaagggttaaaaaaaaaaggcataaaaaggcatttattttctcaaaattgattcctttagaattctttttgatgtcatttcttatactactaga contains the following coding sequences:
- the LOC126971787 gene encoding pro-resilin-like isoform X2, translating into MNLWIIYLTALVWTCIRCEPPVNSYLPPSESNSRPSSQYGTPGAGQRGPGQSRGFPGNQPGNNFNTPGAANSLSPEYGLPGQGSGFNQQGFGQGNSPSAQYGAPNGLSNQSPFGTGRGRPQSSYGVPNQQLSGGNFPFGSSGSGAQQPDSSYGTPNSGFQSPTGAGSGGLRPGGSRSPSRGQQRGSPSSSYGTPDFGNDIDDKNSNYRGSGVDENNGPAKYQFSYEVDDAETGTKFGHSEQRDGDVTTGEYNVVLPDGRKQIVEYEADQDGYKPQIRYEGNGAGFGGGSGFGNGAGFGGGSTLGGGRGNQGYPQSGVNGANSFAGEGGYPRGGPTGSGRPSPGFGQGGGFSQGGGYPRGPNDQDGYPRGPGGQGGYDGQNCSGRNCNNQNGYPNQQRGNGNFGNSNIGEGYPSGGPNGPRGSGY
- the LOC126971787 gene encoding pro-resilin-like isoform X1 — protein: MNKANLNKLSVRMSFSKFQWIIYLTALVWTCIRCEPPVNSYLPPSESNSRPSSQYGTPGAGQRGPGQSRGFPGNQPGNNFNTPGAANSLSPEYGLPGQGSGFNQQGFGQGNSPSAQYGAPNGLSNQSPFGTGRGRPQSSYGVPNQQLSGGNFPFGSSGSGAQQPDSSYGTPNSGFQSPTGAGSGGLRPGGSRSPSRGQQRGSPSSSYGTPDFGNDIDDKNSNYRGSGVDENNGPAKYQFSYEVDDAETGTKFGHSEQRDGDVTTGEYNVVLPDGRKQIVEYEADQDGYKPQIRYEGNGAGFGGGFGLGGNQEYPQSDVNRANSVAGEGGYPRGGPTELRGLGVPSLETSQGGGFGQDDGYPRGPNDQNGYPRRPGNQGDYDGQNCSGSNCNNQDGYPNQQRGNGNFGNSNNGEGYSSGGPNGPRGSGY